In Nocardia asteroides, a single genomic region encodes these proteins:
- a CDS encoding FAD-dependent oxidoreductase yields MSERLVVIGGDATGMAAASQARRLKDAGELEIVVFERGHFASYSACGIPYWVGGAVLERDELIARTPAEHRERDIDLRFGHEVLELDPAGHRVLVRDDGGTESWTGYDKLVIATGARPVRPPLPGIDAPGVHGVQTLDDGQALIDTLTGQESGDAVVIGAGYIGVEMAEALIQRGYRVTMLHRGAEPMSTLDPDMGALVREAMDGMGITVVNHADVTAIHTAPDGRVRAVGTADGEYPADVVVLGLGVRPATELAAAAGLPLGAEGGLLTDLAMRVRGHTDIWAGGDCVEVLDLVSGRLRHIALGTHANKHGQIIGTGVGGGYATFPGVVGTAVSKVCALEVARTGLREADATAAGLQFVSVTIESTSRAGYYPDATPMTVKMLAERRTGRLLGTQIVGREGAGKRVDIAAVALTARMTVEQMTTLDLGYAPPYSPVWDPVLVAARKAVAAVRAAGW; encoded by the coding sequence ATGAGCGAGCGACTGGTGGTGATCGGCGGGGACGCGACCGGAATGGCCGCGGCGTCGCAGGCACGGCGGCTGAAGGACGCGGGCGAGCTGGAGATCGTGGTCTTCGAGCGCGGGCATTTCGCCTCGTATTCGGCCTGCGGCATCCCGTACTGGGTCGGCGGCGCGGTGCTCGAGCGGGACGAGCTGATCGCCAGGACCCCGGCGGAGCACCGCGAGCGCGACATCGACCTGCGCTTCGGCCACGAGGTGCTGGAGCTGGACCCCGCGGGCCACCGGGTGCTGGTCCGCGACGACGGCGGCACGGAATCCTGGACCGGATACGACAAACTCGTCATCGCCACCGGCGCCAGGCCGGTGCGCCCGCCGCTGCCAGGCATCGACGCCCCCGGCGTGCACGGCGTGCAGACCCTGGACGACGGGCAGGCGCTCATCGACACCCTGACCGGCCAGGAGTCCGGCGACGCGGTGGTGATCGGCGCCGGGTACATCGGCGTCGAGATGGCGGAGGCGCTCATCCAGCGCGGCTACCGGGTGACCATGCTGCACCGCGGCGCCGAGCCCATGTCCACCCTCGACCCGGACATGGGCGCGCTGGTGCGCGAGGCGATGGACGGCATGGGCATCACCGTCGTCAACCACGCCGACGTGACCGCGATCCACACCGCCCCCGACGGCCGGGTGCGCGCGGTCGGGACGGCCGACGGCGAGTACCCGGCCGACGTGGTCGTGCTCGGCCTCGGCGTGCGCCCGGCCACCGAGCTGGCGGCCGCGGCCGGGCTGCCGCTGGGGGCGGAGGGCGGGCTCCTCACCGACCTGGCCATGCGGGTGCGCGGCCACACCGACATCTGGGCCGGCGGCGACTGCGTCGAGGTGCTCGACCTGGTGTCCGGGCGGCTGCGGCACATCGCGCTCGGCACGCACGCCAACAAGCACGGGCAGATCATCGGCACCGGGGTCGGCGGCGGGTACGCGACCTTCCCCGGCGTGGTCGGCACCGCGGTGAGCAAGGTCTGCGCGCTGGAGGTCGCCAGGACCGGGCTGCGCGAGGCGGACGCCACCGCGGCCGGGTTGCAGTTCGTGAGCGTCACCATCGAGTCGACCAGCCGGGCCGGGTACTACCCGGACGCCACTCCGATGACGGTGAAGATGCTGGCCGAGCGGCGCACCGGCCGGTTGCTCGGCACCCAGATCGTGGGTCGGGAGGGCGCGGGCAAGCGGGTCGACATCGCCGCCGTCGCGCTGACCGCCCGGATGACGGTCGAGCAGATGACCACCCTCGACCTCGGCTACGCCCCGCCCTACTCGCCGGTCTGGGATCCGGTGCTGGTCGCCGCCCGCAAGGCGGTGGCCGCGGTCCGCGCCGCCGGGTGGTGA
- a CDS encoding ankyrin repeat domain-containing protein, producing MSETPDPEVVELAGRIFDLARTGAAARLAGYLDAGVPVDLSNDRGDTLVMLAAYHGHVDAVRVLLERGADPDLANDRGQTPLAGAVFKGETEVVRALVARGADPDAGSPSARAAATMFGQAELLELFG from the coding sequence GTGAGCGAGACTCCCGACCCCGAGGTGGTGGAGCTGGCCGGCCGGATCTTCGACCTGGCCCGGACCGGCGCGGCGGCGCGACTCGCCGGCTACCTGGATGCCGGGGTGCCGGTCGATCTCAGCAACGATCGCGGGGACACCCTCGTCATGCTGGCCGCCTACCACGGGCACGTCGACGCGGTCCGGGTGCTGCTGGAGCGGGGTGCCGACCCGGACCTGGCCAACGATCGCGGGCAGACGCCGCTGGCCGGAGCCGTGTTCAAAGGCGAAACCGAGGTGGTGCGGGCGCTGGTCGCCCGCGGGGCGGACCCGGACGCCGGGAGCCCGTCGGCGCGCGCGGCGGCGACCATGTTCGGGCAGGCCGAGCTGCTCGAGCTGTTCGGCTGA
- a CDS encoding UdgX family uracil-DNA binding protein (This protein belongs to the uracil DNA glycosylase superfamily, members of which act in excision repair of DNA. However, it belongs more specifically to UdgX branch, whose founding member was found to bind uracil in DNA (where it does not belong), without cleaving it, appears to promote DNA repair by a pathway involving RecA, rather than base excision.) — MAARGKAPGAAQFVPEGAGLPELRAAAAGCRGCELHRDATQTVFGEGPAHAAVLLIGEQPGDQEDRSGHPFVGPAGALLNRALDEAGIDRDGCYLTNAVKHFRFTERGKRRIHKQPGRTEIVACAPWLAAELRAVRPRLVLCLGAIAAQAVLGTGFRVSERRGELIELPEHAVLATVHPSAVLRAPDRAAAYREFTADLGRARTALEALSR, encoded by the coding sequence ATGGCCGCTCGCGGAAAGGCGCCGGGTGCGGCGCAATTCGTGCCCGAGGGCGCCGGGCTGCCGGAGCTGCGCGCGGCCGCGGCCGGGTGCAGGGGGTGCGAGCTCCACCGGGACGCCACGCAGACGGTGTTCGGCGAGGGGCCGGCGCATGCCGCGGTGTTGCTGATCGGCGAGCAGCCGGGCGATCAGGAGGACCGGAGCGGGCACCCGTTCGTCGGGCCCGCGGGCGCGCTGCTGAACCGGGCGCTGGACGAGGCGGGCATCGACCGGGACGGCTGCTACCTCACCAACGCGGTCAAACACTTCCGCTTCACCGAGCGCGGCAAGCGGCGGATCCACAAACAGCCGGGCCGCACCGAGATCGTGGCCTGTGCGCCCTGGCTCGCCGCCGAGCTGCGCGCGGTGCGGCCGCGGCTGGTGCTCTGCCTCGGCGCCATCGCGGCGCAGGCGGTGCTCGGCACCGGGTTCCGGGTGAGCGAGCGGCGCGGCGAGCTCATCGAGCTGCCGGAGCACGCGGTGCTCGCCACGGTGCACCCGTCGGCGGTGCTGCGCGCGCCGGACCGGGCGGCCGCGTACCGCGAGTTCACCGCCGACCTCGGCCGGGCACGGACGGCGCTGGAGGCTCTGTCACGATGA
- a CDS encoding DNA topoisomerase IB, which translates to MRLRRSDPSGPGLRRVRRGKGFSYHTADGGPADPEDVERIRALVIPPAWKNVWISAHPNGHIQAVGTDAAGRKQYLYHERWRSARDEEKFDRVLTLAAKLPTVRERVHADLGLSGLPRRRVEAVAVDLLDRGVFRVGGEEYAEENGTRGVATLLREQVTVSGDAMLFDYIAKSGVHRRVRVTDARLARAVRSLRRSRSGSDRLLVYRQGDAYRELHADDINARFKELADCECSAKDLRTWQGTVLAAVTFAALGRPDSERGRKRVRKEVYEAVAEALGNTPTVARESYVDPRVVRAWENGDTIANALPRAEKQKDEDARRDVVERAVIRLLRDRDRARRAA; encoded by the coding sequence ATGCGGTTACGACGGAGCGACCCCAGCGGGCCCGGCCTGCGACGGGTGCGTCGCGGCAAGGGCTTCTCGTACCACACCGCCGACGGCGGCCCGGCCGACCCGGAGGACGTCGAGCGCATCCGCGCGCTGGTGATCCCGCCCGCCTGGAAGAACGTGTGGATCAGCGCGCACCCGAACGGCCACATCCAGGCCGTCGGCACCGACGCGGCCGGGCGCAAGCAGTACCTCTACCACGAGCGCTGGCGCTCGGCGCGGGACGAGGAGAAGTTCGACCGGGTGCTCACGCTGGCCGCGAAGCTGCCGACGGTGCGCGAGCGGGTCCACGCCGACCTGGGGCTGAGCGGGCTGCCGCGGCGCCGGGTGGAGGCGGTCGCCGTCGACCTGCTCGACCGCGGGGTCTTCCGGGTCGGCGGCGAGGAGTACGCGGAGGAGAACGGCACCCGCGGCGTCGCCACCCTGCTGCGCGAGCAGGTGACGGTGAGCGGCGACGCCATGCTCTTCGACTACATCGCCAAGAGCGGGGTGCACCGCCGGGTCCGGGTCACCGACGCGCGGCTGGCGCGGGCGGTGCGCTCGCTGCGCCGCAGCCGCTCCGGCTCGGACCGGCTGCTCGTCTACCGGCAGGGCGACGCCTACCGCGAGCTGCACGCCGACGACATCAACGCCCGCTTCAAGGAGCTCGCCGACTGCGAGTGCAGCGCCAAGGACCTGCGCACCTGGCAGGGCACGGTGCTGGCCGCGGTTACCTTCGCCGCGCTCGGCCGCCCCGACTCCGAGCGCGGCCGCAAGCGGGTGCGCAAGGAGGTCTACGAGGCGGTCGCCGAGGCGCTCGGCAACACCCCGACCGTCGCCCGCGAGTCCTATGTCGACCCGCGCGTGGTGCGCGCCTGGGAGAACGGCGACACCATCGCCAACGCGCTGCCGCGTGCGGAGAAGCAGAAGGACGAGGACGCCCGCCGCGATGTCGTCGAACGGGCGGTGATCCGCCTCCTCCGCGACCGCGACCGGGCGCGCCGCGCGGCCTGA
- a CDS encoding LuxR C-terminal-related transcriptional regulator: MVLSTRIGTVGSRTIARPALVAAIEAAVRPGAARVLVLSAPAGSGRTSVLTAWAEQSRFAVALLTVTPERAAVTAFAGVLAARLGLPDPTAGQRTPASALTALLAARPDDAPHTVLVIDDVHLIDDPLVLAGLEQFLRLAPPTLVTVLSGRFDPPLRWHTMPDQRMRRFGADRLAFTEAEAALVCAAQGCPPEPAELDAIMRLTRGWPALVRIAALYLDAYPGDRSAALAVLARPAAAVSDFLIGELLDSLPAAVRDFLVLTSVPEEFTEPLAALLAGPDTGDLLDRLERLGFPLTRTGAAGTLWYRYHPLLRAFLLAEVNRLGRERAAGLRLVTAQWLQAAGLSSAALPHLLAQPDDEPIRGYLRTSGPAVVLAGDGPSLLTPLTRERPLLADDPFVWALRAVDALVRGENANAVAYLDVLATRSGTPSFAPPGWVAALAGAAGLEAALVNAGARSPGAEPPSTAHPDIDGYAAVQWATLAVLDGGRERGEELLRRALTLAESTGQPRLVVRAATRLAMAAGLADDLGGMRRRAGYALDCAARHGVPEVTDVAQARAMLAFSGYLRGAEQGGAALDGVLAMRPDAAGVADPVAGSHALVLGLLMRCGQADDRYAAVTALREQLLALLDRHPRPAVVSGLVRHAVWELLAVHEPVAARGLLDRARERLGELPDVAVGAAALAHAAGRPKAVRSLLEPIAGTAVPRVTGVTALLLLAAAHRATGMQARARGCLESAVELAEPEHLVRPFLEVPGVIGMLDETAGCFGHRDPFVAAVRGHAAGGRGRAEHGLTETEWQVLARLPSGRTAGEIAADLGISVNTVKTHLRGIYTKLHAHSRTGALDRARHLGLL, encoded by the coding sequence ATGGTGCTCTCGACCCGGATCGGCACGGTCGGTTCGCGCACGATCGCGCGGCCCGCGCTGGTCGCGGCGATCGAGGCGGCGGTCCGGCCGGGCGCGGCGCGGGTACTGGTGCTGAGCGCCCCCGCGGGCAGCGGCCGCACCTCGGTGCTCACCGCGTGGGCCGAGCAGAGCCGATTCGCGGTCGCGCTGCTGACCGTCACCCCGGAGCGCGCGGCGGTGACCGCCTTCGCCGGTGTGCTGGCGGCGCGGCTCGGCCTGCCCGACCCCACCGCCGGGCAGCGCACCCCGGCGAGCGCGCTCACCGCGCTGCTCGCCGCCAGGCCCGACGATGCCCCGCACACCGTGCTCGTCATCGACGACGTGCACCTGATCGACGACCCGCTGGTGCTGGCCGGGCTGGAGCAGTTCCTCCGGCTGGCGCCGCCGACCCTGGTCACCGTGCTCTCCGGGCGCTTCGACCCGCCGCTGCGCTGGCACACCATGCCGGACCAGCGCATGCGCCGCTTCGGCGCGGACCGGCTCGCCTTCACCGAGGCCGAGGCGGCGCTGGTCTGCGCGGCGCAGGGCTGCCCGCCGGAGCCCGCCGAGCTGGACGCGATCATGCGGCTCACCCGCGGCTGGCCCGCGCTGGTCCGGATCGCCGCGCTCTACCTGGACGCCTACCCCGGCGATCGGAGCGCCGCGCTGGCGGTGCTGGCCAGGCCGGCCGCCGCGGTCTCCGACTTCCTGATCGGCGAGCTGCTCGACTCGCTGCCCGCCGCGGTGCGCGACTTCCTGGTGCTGACCAGCGTGCCGGAGGAGTTCACCGAGCCGCTGGCCGCGCTGCTGGCCGGGCCGGACACCGGCGACCTGCTCGACCGGCTGGAGCGGCTCGGCTTCCCGCTCACCCGCACCGGCGCGGCGGGCACGCTCTGGTACCGCTACCACCCGCTGCTGCGCGCCTTCCTGCTGGCCGAGGTGAACCGGCTGGGCCGGGAGCGCGCGGCCGGGCTGCGCCTGGTGACCGCGCAGTGGCTGCAGGCGGCCGGGCTGAGCTCGGCCGCGCTGCCGCACCTGCTCGCCCAGCCGGACGACGAGCCGATCCGCGGCTACCTGCGCACCAGCGGCCCCGCGGTGGTGCTCGCCGGCGACGGCCCGAGCCTGCTGACCCCGCTGACCAGGGAGCGGCCACTGCTCGCCGACGACCCGTTCGTCTGGGCGCTGCGCGCGGTGGACGCGCTGGTGCGCGGCGAGAACGCGAACGCCGTCGCCTACCTCGACGTGCTCGCCACCAGGAGCGGGACCCCGTCGTTCGCGCCGCCCGGCTGGGTGGCCGCGCTGGCGGGGGCCGCCGGGCTGGAGGCGGCGCTGGTCAACGCGGGCGCGCGGAGCCCGGGCGCGGAGCCGCCGAGCACCGCGCACCCGGACATCGACGGCTACGCGGCGGTGCAGTGGGCGACGCTGGCGGTGCTCGACGGCGGCCGGGAGCGCGGCGAGGAGCTGTTGCGCCGCGCGCTCACCCTGGCCGAGAGCACCGGGCAGCCGCGGCTGGTGGTGCGCGCGGCCACCCGGCTCGCCATGGCCGCCGGGCTCGCCGACGATCTCGGCGGGATGCGGCGGCGGGCCGGGTACGCGCTGGACTGCGCGGCACGGCACGGCGTCCCCGAGGTGACCGACGTCGCCCAGGCGCGCGCCATGCTCGCCTTCTCCGGGTACCTGCGCGGGGCGGAGCAGGGCGGGGCGGCGCTGGACGGGGTGCTCGCGATGCGGCCGGACGCGGCCGGGGTGGCGGATCCGGTGGCGGGCAGCCACGCGCTGGTGCTGGGGTTGCTGATGCGCTGCGGACAGGCCGACGATCGGTACGCGGCGGTGACCGCGCTGCGCGAGCAGCTGCTCGCGCTGCTCGACCGGCACCCGCGCCCGGCGGTGGTGAGCGGGCTGGTGCGGCACGCCGTGTGGGAGCTGCTCGCGGTGCACGAGCCGGTGGCCGCGCGCGGCCTGCTCGACCGCGCGCGCGAGCGGCTCGGGGAGCTGCCGGACGTGGCGGTCGGGGCTGCGGCGCTCGCGCACGCGGCCGGGCGGCCGAAGGCGGTGCGGTCGCTGCTGGAGCCGATCGCCGGGACGGCCGTGCCGCGGGTGACCGGGGTGACGGCGCTGCTGCTGCTCGCCGCCGCGCACCGGGCCACCGGGATGCAGGCGCGCGCCCGCGGCTGCCTGGAGTCGGCGGTCGAGCTCGCCGAGCCGGAGCACCTGGTCCGGCCGTTCCTCGAGGTGCCGGGGGTGATCGGGATGCTGGACGAGACGGCGGGGTGTTTCGGGCACCGGGACCCCTTCGTGGCGGCGGTGCGCGGGCACGCGGCCGGTGGGCGCGGGCGGGCGGAGCACGGCCTCACCGAGACCGAGTGGCAGGTGCTCGCCCGGCTGCCCTCCGGGCGGACGGCGGGTGAGATCGCCGCCGACCTCGGCATCTCGGTGAACACCGTGAAGACGCATCTGCGCGGCATCTACACCAAGCTGCACGCGCACTCGCGCACCGGCGCGCTGGATCGGGCGCGGCACCTGGGGCTGCTCTGA
- a CDS encoding DUF7144 family membrane protein, translated as MTHAGETGHPVRQGFAAATSIAASILLLAVAVLSVLQGISAVADDSLFVVGPDYVYSLDTTTWGWIHIVLGVLLGIAAVGLMTGATWARITAIGLAALSIVSNFLWLPYYPAWSLLVIALDVVVIWAVATWRPEAG; from the coding sequence ATGACACACGCAGGCGAAACCGGACACCCCGTCCGCCAGGGCTTCGCGGCGGCGACATCGATCGCGGCCTCGATACTGCTGCTCGCCGTCGCCGTGCTCTCGGTGCTGCAGGGCATCTCGGCGGTCGCGGACGATTCGCTGTTCGTGGTCGGCCCGGACTACGTGTACTCGCTCGACACCACCACCTGGGGCTGGATCCACATCGTGCTCGGCGTGCTGCTCGGCATCGCGGCGGTCGGGCTGATGACCGGCGCCACCTGGGCCAGGATCACCGCGATCGGGCTCGCGGCGCTCTCGATCGTGAGCAACTTCCTCTGGCTGCCGTACTACCCGGCGTGGTCGCTGCTGGTCATCGCGCTGGACGTGGTGGTCATCTGGGCCGTCGCCACCTGGCGCCCCGAAGCGGGCTGA
- a CDS encoding DUF6328 family protein gives MTGNEGGPRPRGDRTGDPEGDAWNWQARGETPTERLDRNFGQLLQELRVLQTGVQLLTGLLLILPFQDGFEELGAAERGIYLAAVTFAMTATVVLVAPVAWHRVLFRRRRLEDVVSAAHRCALVGLVLLGLALTAVVVLIVAAVIGMIAAVPAGIGTGLLFLTVWLLVPLRHRRTPLDPDRREPARGRTIRPDPRSGDDAAHPVTTTVDVTTPDTASTSRTSRARRRSGPLPPPTRRSGGRDGRSADRSGSAPNPA, from the coding sequence ATGACCGGAAACGAGGGTGGTCCGCGACCACGCGGCGACCGGACCGGCGATCCCGAGGGCGACGCCTGGAACTGGCAGGCCCGCGGCGAGACCCCCACCGAGCGGCTGGACCGCAACTTCGGCCAGCTGCTCCAGGAGCTGCGGGTGCTGCAGACCGGCGTCCAGCTGCTCACCGGCCTGCTGCTGATCCTGCCCTTCCAGGACGGCTTCGAGGAGCTCGGCGCCGCCGAGCGCGGCATCTACCTGGCCGCGGTCACCTTCGCCATGACGGCGACGGTCGTGCTCGTCGCTCCGGTCGCCTGGCACCGCGTGCTGTTCCGGCGCAGGCGGCTGGAGGACGTCGTCTCGGCGGCGCACCGCTGCGCGCTGGTCGGGCTGGTCCTGCTCGGCCTCGCGCTCACCGCGGTGGTGGTGCTGATCGTCGCGGCCGTGATCGGCATGATCGCGGCGGTGCCCGCGGGCATCGGCACCGGGCTGCTCTTCCTCACCGTGTGGCTGCTGGTGCCGCTGCGACACCGGCGCACCCCGCTCGACCCGGACCGGCGGGAGCCGGCCCGCGGCCGCACCATCCGCCCCGACCCGCGCTCCGGCGACGACGCCGCGCACCCGGTCACCACCACCGTCGACGTCACCACCCCCGACACCGCATCGACCAGCAGGACCTCCCGCGCCAGGCGACGCTCGGGGCCGCTGCCCCCGCCCACCCGGCGGTCGGGCGGCCGCGACGGCCGCTCCGCCGACCGGAGCGGCAGCGCCCCGAACCCGGCCTGA
- a CDS encoding ATP-binding protein yields the protein MSLRPHFPRDPRGTRPAARPRPRSRPPATPARVELRVAPDLSQLMTLRALAEAAGLQAGLNTAETIDLGLAVDEVATALMADPAPGSTVCCVLAVDARRITVRISGVTRAESPLDPGHFGWHILCSLTDRAAVDQAPFDPHRGGYPTVVDFGQQRQRLLRAVR from the coding sequence ATGTCCCTGCGTCCGCACTTCCCCCGCGACCCCCGCGGCACCCGCCCCGCCGCGCGGCCGCGCCCCCGCTCCCGCCCGCCCGCCACCCCGGCCCGGGTCGAGCTCCGGGTCGCGCCCGACCTCTCCCAGCTCATGACGCTGCGCGCGCTCGCCGAGGCGGCGGGGCTGCAGGCCGGGCTGAACACCGCCGAGACCATCGATCTCGGCCTCGCCGTCGACGAGGTCGCCACCGCCCTGATGGCCGACCCGGCGCCCGGCTCCACCGTGTGCTGCGTGCTCGCCGTCGACGCCAGGCGGATCACGGTGCGGATCAGCGGCGTCACCCGCGCGGAGTCGCCGCTCGATCCCGGCCACTTCGGCTGGCACATCCTGTGCTCGCTCACCGACCGCGCCGCCGTCGACCAGGCGCCGTTCGACCCGCACCGCGGCGGCTACCCGACCGTCGTCGACTTCGGCCAGCAGCGGCAACGGCTGCTCCGCGCGGTCCGATAG
- a CDS encoding cold-shock protein, whose product MEPRSEWRTGTVAWFDAAKGFGFIRADDHAEVFVEFGSIDQPGYRTLAEGQQVRFTSVQGRTGAEAAVVRPLGAEHELAA is encoded by the coding sequence ATGGAACCCCGCTCCGAGTGGCGCACCGGCACCGTCGCCTGGTTCGACGCCGCCAAGGGCTTCGGCTTCATCCGCGCCGACGACCACGCCGAGGTGTTCGTCGAGTTCGGCAGTATCGACCAGCCCGGCTACCGCACCCTCGCCGAGGGCCAGCAGGTGCGGTTCACCAGCGTGCAGGGGCGCACCGGCGCCGAGGCCGCCGTGGTCCGGCCGCTCGGCGCCGAGCACGAGCTCGCTGCCTAG
- a CDS encoding alpha/beta hydrolase, with amino-acid sequence MRGRVVAAIALVLIAAAGAGPTASAEPAAVAASATAPNGSRIERVEPVDARTMVLHIHSAAMGKTVPVEVQRPADTSVPRPVLYLLNGGGGGEDGVATWAGKTDALGFLADKEVNVVTAVGGRWSYYADWERPDPVLGVNRWQTFFTEELPPIIDAALGTSGSNAIAGISMAGTSVLLLAITKPGLYRSVGAYSGCAQTSDPVGHRLVRMSVETWGGGNVENLWGPPEAPGWAANDPLVHAEKLRGTTLYISSGSGLPGRYDRLGDPFMMGDPNNPEQLANQIVIGGVIEAGTAYCTRNLANRLAELDIPATVEIAPEGTHSWGYWQDDLKRSWPALAAGLS; translated from the coding sequence ATGCGGGGCAGGGTTGTGGCGGCGATCGCGCTGGTGCTGATCGCGGCGGCCGGGGCGGGGCCGACGGCATCGGCGGAGCCGGCCGCCGTCGCGGCGAGCGCGACGGCGCCGAACGGGTCGCGGATCGAGCGGGTGGAGCCGGTGGACGCGCGAACCATGGTGCTGCACATCCACTCCGCCGCCATGGGCAAGACGGTGCCGGTCGAGGTGCAGCGCCCGGCCGACACCTCGGTGCCGCGCCCGGTGCTCTACCTGCTGAACGGGGGCGGCGGCGGCGAGGACGGCGTCGCCACCTGGGCCGGGAAGACCGACGCGCTCGGCTTCCTCGCCGACAAGGAGGTCAACGTGGTCACCGCCGTCGGCGGCCGCTGGAGCTACTACGCGGACTGGGAGCGGCCGGACCCGGTGCTCGGCGTGAACCGGTGGCAGACCTTCTTCACCGAGGAGCTGCCGCCGATCATCGACGCGGCGCTCGGCACCAGCGGCAGCAACGCGATCGCCGGGATCTCCATGGCGGGCACCTCGGTGCTGCTGCTCGCGATCACCAAGCCGGGGCTGTACCGGAGCGTCGGCGCCTACAGCGGCTGCGCGCAGACCAGCGATCCGGTTGGCCACCGGCTGGTGCGGATGTCGGTGGAGACCTGGGGCGGCGGGAACGTGGAGAATCTGTGGGGCCCGCCGGAGGCGCCGGGCTGGGCGGCGAACGATCCGCTCGTGCACGCCGAGAAGCTCCGCGGCACCACCCTCTACATCTCCAGCGGCTCCGGGCTGCCCGGCCGCTACGACCGGCTCGGCGACCCCTTCATGATGGGCGACCCGAACAATCCGGAGCAGCTCGCGAACCAGATCGTGATCGGTGGCGTCATCGAGGCGGGCACCGCGTACTGCACCAGGAACCTGGCGAACCGCCTGGCGGAGCTGGACATCCCGGCGACGGTGGAGATCGCCCCGGAGGGCACGCACTCCTGGGGGTACTGGCAGGACGACCTGAAACGCTCCTGGCCCGCGCTGGCGGCGGGGCTGTCCTGA